One part of the Streptomyces lienomycini genome encodes these proteins:
- a CDS encoding aminotransferase class I/II-fold pyridoxal phosphate-dependent enzyme, protein MRRTDPEDPATGHEDPGTGHDGSATGTEDPVGQRPVGHGPVRYGPHFSDDGLPVLPELSAVLAAAAGRARGEPAGGAAALLDAASGYWDRRGLTTEPGHLAAAPGAGALLLALTAALGGDVLVPRPCAAWWAPYARLLGRPVFHVPTPAESGGVPDSYALLETVRRVRAEGGDPRLLVLSVADDPTGTVAPPELLHETVEAAAGEGLHLVSDETWRDTLHDPHATVILSPAEMLPERVTVVTDLAGALLPSAWPAAVARFPASAAGDGLHARVLDVLTALGARIAAPVAAAAGYALGEPEPVTARRTAAVDLHARVAAAVHTAVVTAGATARPPQAGRHLYADLGPLRDALGAQGVGDAQELEDFLTARLGMPAPGGHRFGDDLPALRVRLATGPLLGAGTDDQRAECLTSPDPLELPHVRRALTGLKSVFDDLRDARRREPPR, encoded by the coding sequence ATGCGGCGCACGGACCCCGAGGACCCCGCCACCGGCCACGAGGACCCCGGCACCGGCCACGACGGCTCTGCCACCGGGACCGAAGACCCTGTCGGACAGAGGCCCGTCGGGCACGGCCCCGTCCGGTACGGACCCCACTTCTCCGACGACGGGCTGCCGGTGCTGCCCGAACTGTCGGCCGTACTCGCCGCCGCCGCGGGCCGTGCCCGAGGTGAACCGGCCGGGGGCGCCGCCGCTCTCCTGGACGCGGCGAGCGGCTACTGGGACCGCCGCGGCCTGACCACCGAGCCCGGCCACCTGGCCGCCGCCCCCGGTGCGGGCGCCCTTCTGCTCGCGCTGACCGCCGCGCTCGGCGGCGACGTCCTGGTGCCCCGCCCCTGCGCCGCCTGGTGGGCACCGTACGCGCGCCTGCTGGGCAGACCCGTCTTCCACGTCCCGACACCCGCCGAGTCGGGCGGGGTGCCCGACTCGTACGCCCTCCTGGAGACCGTCCGCCGGGTCCGAGCCGAGGGCGGCGACCCCCGGCTGCTCGTGCTCTCCGTCGCCGACGACCCCACCGGCACCGTCGCCCCGCCCGAACTGCTGCACGAGACCGTCGAGGCGGCCGCCGGCGAGGGGCTGCACCTGGTCAGCGACGAGACCTGGCGCGACACCCTGCACGACCCGCACGCCACCGTGATCCTCAGCCCCGCCGAGATGCTGCCCGAGCGAGTCACCGTCGTCACCGACCTGGCCGGCGCGCTGCTGCCCTCGGCCTGGCCCGCCGCCGTGGCCCGTTTCCCCGCGTCCGCCGCCGGAGACGGCCTGCACGCGCGCGTGCTCGACGTGCTCACCGCGCTCGGAGCCCGCATCGCCGCCCCCGTCGCCGCCGCGGCCGGATACGCGCTCGGCGAACCCGAGCCGGTCACCGCACGCCGGACGGCCGCTGTAGACCTGCACGCGCGCGTGGCCGCCGCCGTGCACACGGCCGTCGTCACCGCGGGAGCCACCGCCCGGCCACCGCAGGCCGGCCGCCACCTGTACGCCGACCTCGGCCCGCTGCGCGACGCGCTCGGCGCGCAGGGCGTCGGCGACGCCCAGGAACTGGAGGACTTCCTCACCGCCCGACTCGGCATGCCCGCCCCCGGCGGACACCGCTTCGGCGACGACCTGCCGGCCCTGCGGGTCCGGCTCGCCACCGGCCCGCTGCTCGGCGCCGGCACCGACGACCAGCGGGCCGAGTGCCTCACGTCCCCCGACCCGTTGGAACTGCCACACGTGCGACGCGCGTTGACCGGTCTGAAGTCGGTCTTCGACGATCTCCGCGACGCTCGGCGAAGGGAGCCCCCTCGATGA
- a CDS encoding MBL fold metallo-hydrolase: MTQQPRSTTSTPTSAAPTGDTGHTEAEGATGGTGGTGEAADTEDTEASAGTASAPSPPAAASSYPPLAAPRPPAERRVWPRTFHDRLTAPLPGLKAFARFAREGAVRPGPAGLADIPRLPYAPAPLPRGDARTVAVTWAGHASWVVRIGGLTVLTDPVWSRRILGTPARVTPVGVAWSALPRVDAVVISHNHYDHLDAPTLRRLPRDTPVFVPAGLGHWFHRRRFTRVTELDWWEASEVNGTRLDFVPAHHWSKRSLTDTCRTLWGGWVLTAPDGRRVYFAGDTGYGHWFARIGRRYPGIDLALLPIGAYDPRWWLSDVHCDPEEAVRAAQDVGARRMAPMHWGTFVLSAEPVLEPLTRVRAAWQRAGLPREHLWDLPVGGSRVLD, from the coding sequence ATGACGCAGCAGCCCCGGTCGACCACGAGCACCCCCACCTCCGCCGCCCCCACCGGAGACACCGGCCACACGGAAGCCGAGGGAGCCACCGGAGGCACCGGAGGCACCGGAGAAGCAGCGGACACCGAGGACACCGAAGCCTCGGCGGGCACCGCGTCCGCTCCCTCTCCGCCCGCCGCCGCCTCCTCGTACCCGCCGCTCGCCGCACCCCGGCCGCCGGCCGAGCGCCGGGTCTGGCCGCGAACCTTCCACGACCGGCTGACGGCGCCCCTTCCGGGGCTGAAGGCCTTCGCCAGATTCGCCCGCGAGGGGGCGGTCAGACCCGGCCCCGCCGGCCTCGCCGACATTCCCCGGCTGCCCTACGCCCCCGCCCCGCTGCCCCGGGGCGACGCGCGCACCGTCGCCGTCACCTGGGCCGGACACGCCAGCTGGGTGGTGCGGATCGGCGGCCTCACCGTGCTCACCGACCCGGTCTGGTCCCGCCGCATCCTCGGCACCCCGGCCCGCGTCACCCCCGTCGGCGTCGCCTGGAGCGCCCTGCCCCGCGTCGACGCCGTCGTCATCAGCCACAACCACTACGACCACCTGGACGCCCCCACGCTGCGCAGGCTGCCGCGCGACACCCCCGTCTTCGTGCCCGCCGGACTCGGCCACTGGTTCCACCGGCGCCGCTTCACGCGCGTCACCGAGCTGGACTGGTGGGAGGCGAGCGAGGTGAACGGCACCCGCCTCGACTTCGTACCGGCCCACCACTGGTCCAAGCGCAGCCTCACCGACACATGCCGCACGCTGTGGGGCGGCTGGGTGCTCACCGCCCCCGACGGCAGGCGCGTCTACTTCGCCGGCGACACCGGGTACGGCCACTGGTTCGCCCGTATCGGCCGCCGCTACCCCGGCATCGACCTCGCCCTCCTCCCCATCGGCGCCTACGACCCGCGCTGGTGGCTCAGCGACGTGCACTGCGACCCGGAGGAGGCGGTGCGAGCCGCCCAGGACGTCGGCGCGCGCCGCATGGCGCCGATGCACTGGGGCACGTTCGTCCTGTCGGCCGAACCGGTACTGGAGCCGCTGACCCGCGTACGCGCCGCCTGGCAACGGGCGGGCCTGCCCCGCGAACACCTCTGGGACCTGCCGGTCGGCGGCTCCCGGGTCCTGGACTAG
- a CDS encoding DedA family protein, whose translation MSWLGAAAVNIPTEPTQQAFGYPSLFLLVLIGALVPVVPTGALVSSAAVVAMHQTVPFAMLTVFVTASLAAFCGDMALYWLGRRGVGSKNGSRWLEAIRSRAPEDRLEQAQEKLAEHDVAVLVLSRLVPAGRIPVMLACLLAQWPLRRFARGNLPACLAWAVTYQLIGILSGALFDRPWEGVAAAIALTVLVSVAPGVWRRFRGPAKA comes from the coding sequence GTGAGTTGGCTGGGGGCCGCGGCGGTGAACATTCCGACGGAGCCGACGCAGCAGGCGTTCGGCTATCCGTCGCTGTTCCTGCTCGTCCTCATCGGGGCGCTGGTGCCGGTGGTGCCGACGGGCGCGCTGGTGAGTTCGGCGGCCGTGGTGGCGATGCACCAGACGGTGCCGTTCGCCATGCTGACGGTGTTCGTGACGGCGTCGCTGGCCGCGTTCTGCGGGGACATGGCGCTGTACTGGCTCGGCCGGCGCGGGGTCGGTTCGAAGAACGGCTCGCGCTGGCTGGAGGCGATCCGGTCGCGGGCGCCGGAGGACCGGCTGGAGCAGGCGCAGGAGAAGCTCGCCGAGCACGACGTCGCGGTCCTGGTGCTCTCCCGTCTGGTGCCTGCCGGGCGGATACCGGTGATGCTGGCCTGCCTGCTGGCCCAGTGGCCGCTGCGCCGGTTCGCCCGGGGCAACCTGCCGGCCTGCCTGGCCTGGGCGGTGACGTACCAGCTGATCGGAATTCTCAGCGGCGCGCTGTTCGACAGACCGTGGGAGGGGGTGGCCGCGGCCATCGCGCTCACCGTCCTGGTCAGCGTGGCGCCGGGCGTGTGGCGGCGGTTCCGGGGCCCGGCCAAGGCGTAG
- a CDS encoding MBL fold metallo-hydrolase, translating into MPVELTWWGHATCTVEDSDIRVLTDPLFVRRLAHLRRRRGAVPPPDAWRADVALVSHLHADHLHVPSLARLAPGTRLLVPRGARRAVPGLRRLGHLEVTEVSAGDVTDVGDLRVRAVPARHDGRRLPVGRHRVPALGFVVEGEARTYFAGDTGLFDGMEKEVGPVDAALLPVGGWGPYLGAEHLDAGRAAEALARLAPRTAVPVHYGTYWPIGMDSVRPHEFHTPGEEFVRLSALRAPGVAVHRLGHGESVRVEVAR; encoded by the coding sequence GTGCCGGTGGAGCTCACGTGGTGGGGTCACGCCACCTGCACGGTCGAGGACTCGGACATCCGGGTGCTCACCGACCCCTTGTTCGTACGCCGGCTCGCCCACCTGCGCCGCAGGCGGGGCGCGGTGCCGCCGCCGGACGCGTGGCGGGCGGACGTGGCGCTGGTGTCCCATCTGCACGCCGACCATCTGCATGTGCCGTCGCTCGCGCGGCTCGCGCCGGGCACGCGCCTCCTCGTGCCCCGGGGCGCACGACGGGCGGTGCCGGGGTTGCGCCGGCTCGGGCACCTGGAGGTGACCGAGGTGTCCGCCGGTGATGTCACGGACGTCGGTGACCTGCGCGTACGCGCGGTGCCGGCGCGGCACGACGGGCGGCGGCTGCCGGTCGGACGGCATCGCGTCCCCGCGCTCGGCTTCGTCGTCGAGGGGGAGGCGCGGACGTACTTCGCCGGGGACACGGGCCTGTTCGACGGCATGGAGAAGGAGGTCGGGCCGGTCGACGCGGCCCTGCTGCCGGTGGGCGGCTGGGGCCCCTACCTGGGCGCGGAGCACCTGGACGCGGGGCGTGCGGCCGAGGCGCTCGCCCGGCTGGCGCCGCGCACGGCGGTGCCGGTGCACTACGGCACGTACTGGCCGATCGGGATGGACTCCGTGCGCCCCCACGAGTTCCACACGCCGGGCGAGGAGTTCGTGCGCCTGTCGGCACTGCGCGCGCCGGGCGTGGCGGTACACCGGCTGGGGCACGGCGAGAGTGTGCGGGTGGAGGTCGCGCGGTGA
- a CDS encoding phage holin family protein → MSGGRWRRVASQIGRSVAVWAVSTLTMLVLAGILPDFRLQSPDGDSATDIAMTAAIGAGAFGLLSALVWPLLVRMLLLVPALVLGLLVFFLNGGLLLLAIDVNPAGRGGVAPETAVVVAAVMSAVASATGGALAVRDDDAYRRRLYRLADRRRRSGPPCPAGPGTVFLQLDGVGHDVLKEAVDNGTMPTVARWLGRDGASATHRLDLWRTDWSSQTGASQLGILHGSNHDIPAFRWYEKDSGEVMVCNRPTSAAELQYRAVRRTGDGGLLSLDGASRGNLFGGGADEQALVLSIAARRRSRETRSRAGYFAYFSDPANAVRTAMSFVAEVCREIGQSTRARVHKVRPRVSRGGLYPLVRAFATVVERDVVVAAVMGDMLAGRTAVYADLVAYDEVAHHSGPGGRDAAKVLGRLDRALALIENVADHAPRTYRIVVLSDHGQSPGETFRARYGLNLGDLVRAGCGLPVPRSARRTRSGAEARNTVRAALHRPVEEGAGQQRPADTPSGRRSEPIVLASGNLGLVSFPDVPHRMTREEIDARHPALLPTLANHPGIGFLLVRSEEHGGVVLGAHGTEVPLEKLDENPGPLAPFGPGAADAVRRTHSFPHTADIMVNSFHDPADGEVLAFEEQIGSHGGLGGAQSRAFLLSPVVLSAPAGQGEEIVGAEQVHRVLRHWLRESNGPQVPVGAEESRPNVVEGAPFPVADGLVQDKSA, encoded by the coding sequence GTGAGCGGAGGCCGTTGGCGCCGGGTCGCCAGTCAGATCGGGCGGAGTGTCGCGGTGTGGGCCGTGTCGACCCTCACCATGCTCGTACTCGCCGGCATCCTGCCGGACTTCCGGCTGCAGTCGCCCGACGGCGACAGCGCGACCGACATCGCCATGACCGCCGCGATCGGCGCAGGAGCCTTCGGCCTGCTCTCCGCCCTGGTGTGGCCGCTCCTGGTGCGCATGCTGCTTTTGGTGCCGGCCCTCGTCCTCGGCCTGCTGGTCTTCTTCCTCAACGGCGGGCTGCTGCTCCTCGCGATCGACGTGAACCCGGCCGGGCGCGGCGGTGTCGCCCCCGAGACGGCGGTCGTGGTGGCCGCCGTCATGTCCGCCGTCGCCTCCGCCACCGGCGGTGCCCTGGCCGTGCGCGACGACGACGCCTACCGGCGCCGCCTCTACCGCCTCGCCGACCGCCGGCGCAGATCGGGGCCGCCCTGCCCGGCCGGGCCCGGCACCGTCTTCCTCCAGCTCGACGGCGTCGGCCACGACGTCCTGAAGGAGGCCGTCGACAACGGCACCATGCCCACCGTCGCCCGCTGGCTCGGCCGCGACGGGGCCTCCGCCACCCACCGGCTCGACCTGTGGCGCACCGACTGGTCCAGCCAGACCGGCGCCAGCCAGCTCGGCATCCTGCACGGCAGCAACCACGACATCCCCGCGTTCCGCTGGTACGAGAAGGACAGCGGCGAGGTCATGGTCTGCAACCGCCCGACCAGCGCCGCCGAACTCCAGTACCGCGCGGTCCGGCGCACCGGCGACGGCGGGCTGCTCAGCCTCGACGGCGCCAGCCGCGGCAACCTGTTCGGCGGCGGCGCCGACGAACAGGCCCTCGTGCTGTCCATAGCCGCCCGCCGCCGCAGCCGGGAGACCCGCTCCCGGGCCGGCTACTTCGCCTACTTCTCCGACCCGGCCAACGCCGTGCGCACCGCGATGTCCTTCGTCGCCGAGGTGTGCCGCGAGATCGGCCAGTCCACCCGCGCCCGCGTCCACAAGGTCCGCCCGCGTGTCTCCCGGGGTGGCCTCTACCCCCTCGTCCGCGCCTTCGCGACCGTCGTCGAACGCGATGTCGTCGTCGCCGCGGTGATGGGCGACATGCTCGCCGGACGCACCGCCGTCTACGCCGACCTGGTGGCGTACGACGAGGTGGCGCACCACTCCGGGCCGGGCGGCCGGGATGCCGCGAAGGTCCTCGGGCGCCTCGACCGGGCCCTCGCCCTGATCGAGAACGTCGCCGACCACGCCCCCCGCACGTACCGGATCGTCGTCCTGTCCGACCACGGGCAGAGTCCCGGCGAGACCTTCCGCGCCCGCTACGGGCTGAACCTCGGCGACCTGGTGCGGGCCGGCTGCGGACTGCCCGTGCCGCGCAGCGCCCGGCGCACCCGCAGCGGCGCCGAGGCGCGCAACACCGTACGGGCCGCGCTGCACCGCCCCGTCGAGGAGGGCGCCGGACAGCAGCGCCCCGCCGACACCCCCTCCGGGCGCCGCTCCGAGCCGATCGTGCTGGCCTCCGGCAACCTGGGCCTGGTCTCCTTCCCGGACGTGCCGCACCGGATGACCCGGGAGGAGATCGACGCCCGCCACCCCGCCCTGCTGCCGACCCTCGCCAACCACCCCGGCATCGGCTTCCTGCTGGTGCGCAGCGAGGAGCACGGCGGCGTCGTGCTCGGCGCGCACGGCACCGAGGTTCCCCTGGAGAAGCTCGACGAGAACCCCGGCCCCCTCGCCCCCTTCGGGCCCGGCGCCGCCGACGCCGTACGCCGAACGCACTCCTTCCCGCACACCGCCGACATCATGGTCAACTCCTTCCACGACCCGGCCGACGGCGAGGTCCTCGCCTTCGAGGAGCAGATCGGCTCCCACGGCGGACTCGGCGGCGCCCAGTCGCGCGCCTTCCTGCTGTCGCCGGTCGTGCTGTCCGCGCCGGCCGGTCAGGGCGAGGAGATCGTCGGCGCGGAACAGGTCCACCGGGTGCTGCGCCACTGGCTGCGCGAGTCGAACGGCCCGCAGGTCCCCGTGGGCGCGGAGGAATCACGGCCGAACGTCGTCGAGGGCGCACCATTTCCCGTCGCCGACGGGCTCGTACAGGACAAAAGCGCCTGA
- a CDS encoding amino acid permease, which translates to MHVTGTVPPPAPDPQETPAAPAPDTTRHARRFGLPVATALVMGNIIGGGIFLLPASVAPFGTISLLAFGVLTVGAIALALVFGRLAARDPRTGGPYVYAREAFGDFAGFLAAWAYWITTWVSNAALAVAAVGYLDVLIPVNDHRWTACLAALVIQWLPALANFAGSRYVGAVQLVSTVLKFAPLLLVAVGGLFFFDADNLGPFNASGSSGIGAVSAAAAILLFSYLGVESAAVSAGEVKDPRRTVGRATVIGTAGAALVYLLGTLSVFGTVAHDRLIASAAPFSDAVNAMFGGAWGGWAVALAALVSMTGCLNGWTLLSAQTPYAAAKDGLFPAAFARKRRGVPTVGVGVTVVLASLLTVYNYTSGSAKVFEVLVLVTTFTATVPYLLATAAQLFHLVSGQGEKVDRARLARDGVIAAVAAAFSLWLVAGAGYAAVYQGVLFLFAGVLVYAVMAARRRRAEGPAGP; encoded by the coding sequence ATGCACGTCACCGGGACCGTCCCCCCACCGGCTCCGGACCCGCAGGAGACACCTGCGGCGCCCGCACCCGACACCACCCGGCACGCCCGCCGCTTCGGGCTCCCCGTCGCCACCGCCCTGGTCATGGGCAACATCATCGGCGGCGGCATCTTCCTGCTCCCGGCCTCCGTCGCGCCCTTCGGCACCATCAGCCTCCTCGCCTTCGGCGTCCTGACCGTCGGCGCGATCGCCCTCGCCCTGGTCTTCGGCCGCCTCGCCGCCCGCGACCCCCGCACCGGCGGCCCCTACGTCTACGCCCGTGAGGCCTTCGGCGACTTCGCCGGGTTCCTCGCCGCCTGGGCGTACTGGATCACCACCTGGGTGTCCAACGCGGCGCTCGCCGTCGCCGCCGTCGGCTACCTCGACGTCCTGATCCCGGTGAACGACCACCGCTGGACCGCCTGCCTCGCGGCCCTCGTCATCCAGTGGCTGCCCGCGCTCGCCAACTTCGCGGGCAGCCGCTACGTGGGCGCGGTCCAGCTGGTGTCCACCGTGCTGAAGTTCGCACCGCTGCTGCTCGTCGCCGTCGGCGGGCTGTTCTTCTTCGACGCGGACAACCTCGGCCCGTTCAACGCGAGCGGCTCCAGCGGCATCGGCGCGGTCTCCGCCGCCGCCGCGATCCTGCTCTTCTCCTACCTCGGCGTGGAGTCCGCCGCCGTCAGCGCCGGCGAGGTCAAGGACCCCCGCCGCACCGTCGGCCGCGCCACGGTCATCGGCACCGCGGGCGCCGCCCTCGTCTACCTGCTGGGCACCCTCTCCGTCTTCGGCACCGTCGCCCACGACCGCCTGATCGCCTCGGCCGCGCCCTTCTCGGACGCCGTGAACGCCATGTTCGGCGGCGCCTGGGGCGGCTGGGCCGTCGCGCTGGCCGCCCTGGTGTCGATGACCGGCTGCCTCAACGGCTGGACCCTGCTCAGCGCCCAGACGCCCTACGCGGCGGCCAAGGACGGCCTCTTCCCGGCCGCGTTCGCCCGCAAGCGGCGCGGTGTCCCCACCGTCGGCGTCGGCGTCACCGTCGTCCTCGCCTCCCTGCTCACCGTCTACAACTACACGTCCGGCTCGGCGAAGGTCTTCGAGGTCCTGGTCCTCGTCACCACCTTCACCGCCACCGTGCCCTACCTGCTGGCCACCGCCGCCCAGCTCTTCCACCTGGTCTCCGGACAGGGCGAGAAGGTCGACCGGGCCCGCCTGGCCCGCGACGGCGTGATCGCGGCGGTCGCGGCGGCCTTCTCCCTGTGGCTGGTAGCGGGCGCCGGGTACGCGGCGGTCTACCAGGGCGTGCTGTTCCTCTTCGCGGGCGTGCTCGTGTACGCGGTGATGGCGGCCCGCAGGCGGCGCGCGGAGGGGCCCGCCGGCCCGTAA
- a CDS encoding ATP-binding protein: MQAAVTVTPARLPELLLGLATVRPVFLWGAPGIGKSSLVRNFADSLGLECVSLLGTQLAPEDLIGVPQIRDGRSVFCPPESIARDEPYCLFLDELNAATPDVQKAFYSLILDRRIGTYELPKGSIVIGAGNRATDNALARPIASALVNRLTHVHLDASAKDWLVWAAENGIHPWITDHLTDRPDHLWSKPPKTEEPFSTPRSWHMLSDALHSFGQDLDEETLKVLAHGTLTPAHATAFRGYVKIVRSRFGIEAILKGEARWPHRLQDRDLLYYLAESFRGRLVKELPASKEHMSANGRQTAYRAKSLLVQLAEISVEVAQSVIASDADGNPVLPAWFLVEAARDMPRLVEARR, encoded by the coding sequence GTGCAGGCAGCCGTCACCGTCACTCCCGCCCGCCTCCCGGAACTGCTGCTCGGCCTCGCCACCGTGCGGCCGGTGTTCCTGTGGGGCGCACCCGGCATCGGCAAGTCCTCCCTGGTGAGGAACTTCGCCGACTCGCTGGGCCTGGAGTGCGTGAGCCTGCTCGGCACGCAGCTGGCGCCGGAGGACCTGATCGGCGTCCCGCAGATCCGGGACGGCCGGTCGGTGTTCTGCCCGCCGGAGTCCATCGCCCGCGACGAGCCGTACTGCCTCTTCCTGGACGAGCTGAACGCGGCCACCCCGGACGTGCAGAAGGCGTTCTACTCGCTCATCCTCGACCGCCGCATCGGCACCTACGAGCTGCCCAAGGGCTCCATCGTCATCGGCGCCGGAAACCGCGCCACCGACAACGCGCTGGCCCGCCCCATCGCCTCCGCGCTGGTCAACCGCCTCACCCACGTCCACCTGGACGCCTCAGCGAAGGACTGGCTGGTCTGGGCCGCCGAGAACGGCATCCACCCCTGGATCACCGACCACCTCACCGACCGCCCCGACCACCTGTGGTCCAAGCCGCCCAAGACCGAGGAACCGTTCTCCACGCCGCGCTCCTGGCACATGCTCTCCGACGCCCTGCACTCCTTCGGCCAGGACCTCGACGAGGAGACCCTGAAGGTCCTCGCACACGGCACGCTCACCCCCGCCCACGCGACCGCCTTCCGCGGCTACGTCAAGATCGTCCGCAGCCGGTTCGGCATCGAGGCGATCCTCAAGGGCGAGGCCCGCTGGCCCCACCGCCTCCAGGACCGCGACCTGCTCTACTACCTCGCGGAGTCCTTCCGCGGCCGCCTGGTCAAGGAACTCCCCGCGAGCAAGGAGCACATGTCGGCGAACGGCCGCCAGACCGCCTACCGCGCCAAGTCGCTGCTCGTGCAGCTCGCGGAGATCTCCGTGGAGGTCGCTCAGAGCGTCATCGCCTCCGACGCCGACGGCAACCCGGTGCTGCCCGCCTGGTTCCTCGTCGAGGCCGCCCGGGACATGCCCCGGCTGGTGGAGGCCCGCCGATGA
- a CDS encoding vWA domain-containing protein, with translation MSRSPAKGKKKRDLAAEAFEEGLRLVRADPALGAVRFTVCRREKCPVAPRGGLVRVDSDGVAHAHPDRLTEPALWAWALAHAALHLGFGHVPAATGERTQPDRADLAARCAVVNRFLLGFRVGRAPDDLPASYPDGDEERLAARWRRDGVPAVYEHCGTAGHGTDQLLVPWNGWLGQVPDWQTTFASALTRTVSTALDMAGGRRDSMDGEAPRRHPWQQALSWFVSSYPLLGGIASGITLVADAELARAHGISVAAVNAEAGEIYVNPLRQYDDEEWRFVLAHEMLHAALRHGDRCGTRDPYLFNVACDYVINGWLVEMQVGTMPEGLLHDPELAGLSAEEVYDRIADDLRRLRRLSTPRGKGVGDVLGAPLGSPRDYVDLDGFYRRGLAQGFDLHQRQGRGFLPGGLVEEIRALSHPPLPWDARLARWFDEFVPRPEPVRSYARPSRRQAATPDIPRAGRYFPPEEIARCTFGVVLDTSGSMDRTLLGKALGAIASYAGARDVPAARVVFCDAAPHDAGYLPVTDIAGRVRVHGRGGTVLQPGVDLLLRADDFPSTAPVLVITDGWCDVLRVRREHAYLIPQGARLPFTARGQVFRVS, from the coding sequence ATGAGCCGCTCCCCGGCCAAGGGGAAGAAGAAGCGGGACCTGGCGGCGGAGGCCTTCGAGGAGGGGCTGCGGCTGGTCCGCGCCGACCCCGCGCTGGGCGCCGTCCGGTTCACCGTCTGCCGCCGGGAGAAGTGCCCCGTCGCGCCCCGGGGCGGGCTGGTCCGGGTCGACTCCGACGGCGTCGCGCACGCCCACCCGGACCGGCTCACCGAGCCCGCCCTGTGGGCCTGGGCCCTCGCCCACGCGGCCCTCCACCTCGGTTTCGGCCACGTCCCCGCGGCCACCGGCGAACGCACCCAGCCGGACCGCGCCGACCTGGCCGCACGCTGCGCCGTCGTCAACCGCTTCCTGCTCGGCTTCCGTGTCGGACGCGCCCCGGACGACCTTCCCGCCTCCTACCCCGACGGCGACGAGGAGCGGCTCGCCGCGCGCTGGCGCCGGGACGGCGTACCGGCCGTGTACGAGCACTGCGGCACCGCGGGCCACGGCACCGACCAGCTCCTCGTGCCGTGGAACGGCTGGCTGGGGCAGGTCCCGGACTGGCAGACGACGTTCGCGAGCGCGCTGACCCGGACCGTCTCCACCGCGCTGGACATGGCGGGCGGACGCCGAGACTCCATGGACGGCGAGGCGCCCCGCCGGCACCCCTGGCAGCAGGCCCTGAGCTGGTTCGTCTCCTCCTATCCCCTCCTCGGCGGCATCGCCTCCGGCATCACCCTCGTCGCCGACGCCGAACTCGCCCGCGCCCACGGCATCTCCGTGGCCGCAGTCAACGCCGAGGCGGGGGAGATCTACGTCAACCCGCTGCGCCAGTACGACGACGAGGAATGGCGGTTCGTCCTGGCCCACGAGATGCTGCACGCGGCCCTGCGCCACGGCGACCGCTGCGGCACCCGCGACCCGTACCTGTTCAACGTGGCCTGCGACTACGTCATCAACGGCTGGCTCGTCGAGATGCAGGTCGGCACCATGCCCGAGGGTCTGCTGCACGACCCGGAGTTGGCCGGGCTCTCCGCCGAGGAGGTCTACGACCGCATCGCCGACGACCTGCGCCGCCTGCGCCGCCTGTCCACCCCGCGCGGCAAGGGCGTCGGCGACGTGCTCGGCGCCCCGCTCGGTTCGCCCCGCGACTACGTCGACCTCGACGGCTTCTACCGCCGGGGCCTGGCCCAGGGCTTCGATCTGCACCAGCGGCAGGGGCGCGGGTTCCTGCCCGGCGGCCTGGTCGAGGAGATCCGCGCGCTCAGCCATCCGCCGCTGCCCTGGGACGCCCGGCTCGCCCGCTGGTTCGACGAGTTCGTGCCCCGCCCCGAGCCCGTACGCTCCTACGCGCGGCCCTCGCGGCGCCAGGCCGCCACCCCCGACATCCCGCGCGCCGGACGGTACTTCCCGCCCGAGGAGATCGCACGCTGTACCTTCGGCGTCGTCCTGGACACCTCCGGCTCCATGGACCGCACCCTGCTCGGCAAGGCGCTCGGCGCCATCGCCTCCTACGCCGGGGCCCGCGACGTCCCCGCCGCCCGCGTCGTGTTCTGCGACGCCGCACCGCACGACGCCGGGTACCTGCCCGTGACGGACATCGCCGGCCGGGTGCGGGTGCACGGCCGGGGCGGCACCGTCCTGCAGCCCGGCGTCGACCTGCTGCTGCGCGCGGACGACTTCCCGTCCACCGCGCCGGTCCTCGTCATCACCGACGGCTGGTGCGACGTCCTGCGGGTGCGGCGCGAGCACGCCTACCTGATTCCGCAGGGCGCGCGGCTGCCGTTCACGGCCCGAGGGCAGGTCTTCCGGGTGAGCTGA
- a CDS encoding OsmC family protein — translation MATTRSAHTVWEGNLLEGNGVVTFDSSGIGEQPVSWPSRAEKANGKTSPEELIAAAHSSCFSMALSNGLAGAGTPPTKLTTSADVTFQPGEGITGIHLTVEGTVPGLDNDAFVAAAEDAKKNCPVSQALTGTTITLSAKLA, via the coding sequence GTGGCAACCACGCGCTCCGCACACACCGTCTGGGAAGGCAACCTGCTCGAGGGCAACGGTGTCGTCACCTTCGACTCGTCCGGCATCGGCGAGCAGCCGGTGTCGTGGCCGTCGCGCGCCGAGAAGGCCAACGGGAAGACCAGCCCCGAGGAGCTGATCGCCGCCGCCCACTCCAGCTGCTTCTCCATGGCGCTGTCGAACGGCCTGGCCGGCGCCGGCACCCCGCCCACCAAGCTCACCACCTCCGCCGACGTCACCTTCCAGCCCGGCGAGGGCATCACGGGCATCCACCTCACCGTGGAGGGCACCGTCCCCGGCCTGGACAACGACGCGTTCGTCGCCGCCGCCGAGGACGCCAAGAAGAACTGCCCGGTCAGTCAGGCCCTGACCGGCACGACCATCACCCTGTCGGCCAAGCTGGCCTAG